In Geotalea uraniireducens, one genomic interval encodes:
- a CDS encoding CxxxxCH/CxxCH domain c-type cytochrome → MASLVSVLLLATASAGAAIQCYDCHGDRIGPDYRPRDAAYRNLSTGGFVGSHRTHLTAAALPGNCTPCHGDAAAGYTTSHRNSAVELAANINNSPKAGGATYSKGTSFAQSASPTPGTCSNVNCHFESLTPSWGATPLSYTTSTTNDCSKCHGVAPATGSHPISGAKHAAYYGTDTGSCLKCHPDHTVEAAPFAHATSAGKRDLALSFAAAPNDGTGSYSGPLNDYLPSQSNSYGSCSSLYCHSPGTKASGFAAPNQTATWGGSLGCNGCHKGDLAGTGDPMASGSHTAHVSGDRSAYKCVKCHAATVTGATTIGTVGNHVNKLVNVAFDNSTTAVGGTYAGVAAPLTKAPGSGYGSCTNVYCHSTVQPDGGVGVPVYQTTTAWGASPGNNCGTCHADGSSHMGAGTMATGSHTRHLAYTLDTASASARCAICHNIGGGTFTNGASCNDMSCHQHKGVVDKHADHNIDVIIAGFFGGTYNGSSQPGSGYSTCTNVYCHSDGQATPTYAPAVTWGSGALTCSSCHGSATANGPGGTALSGKHAAHVNNAAVFGTNNSLGCVECHRKTVSDSTTLNATTGTTYHVNKFVDYTGVKAGGAARYNTGTKQCSNIYCHSNGNPGSLVYANPAAWTSATTYGCNGCHGTGNATGAPDYTNGGAGTTTANSHPIHVSGLAITTTVGCATCHRRTADANTAGKFRNYSTQHLNRAVDVDFLAPVSVTFSGGSCSSISCHGGTSATWGGTACLECHSVSQGNRAAITAQFSANSHHIQGTLDNSKCYQCHWEANADGTINPTYHGGSLSSGAPVNLVIQGTLARPTTYTEGVTGVAYTADGTRTQLAKINGHCLSCHDAANATYQPFGDGKTPQQYAWDGKSIDERYSQTGTTTWGKYASPATVAPKSVTKAFSAHGNAANNARGWDTTNGVDGAITNTSGGTNVLCFDCHNSHGSTVAGTTTSYASATTNGGILKDTVNGKGGYTATYKPAAGGTTTDHDVYNAGAGLCFDCHQNAAASSTLPWGYGTYGATKAILGYWDTSYFGKAGGTFPSTQRYTFKATRATNMGGHFGHSTMAMSGAGITMATTPLKQINGLCTPCHDPHGVSPSLGTNEQYAVPLLKGTWLTSLWKEDAAPSATNEPRGYSTPGSTPGYHVDQNSLGVTNSAGGAPSWNKADANRVTQTDSQFAGLCLGCHTKAALAPKAGTSVQPDAWKSVSRIHGAVKGWATTSATYDGNANNAMHSFTCSKCHTPHNSRLPRLMVSNCLDANHRGRVSSGGTFGSGWGYDNTGPGAGGGQGPGGGGGDGFDPYRPNPWFFGANPPSQSQTANIATCHNVPNAAGSGTANANQLWNAVTPW, encoded by the coding sequence ATGGCATCCCTGGTGTCCGTCCTGCTGCTGGCGACGGCCTCGGCCGGCGCCGCAATCCAGTGCTACGACTGCCATGGCGACCGGATCGGCCCCGATTACCGGCCACGCGATGCGGCCTACCGCAACCTCTCGACCGGCGGCTTCGTCGGTAGCCACCGGACCCACCTGACGGCCGCCGCCCTGCCGGGGAACTGCACGCCGTGTCACGGCGATGCCGCGGCCGGCTATACCACCAGTCACCGTAACAGCGCGGTCGAGCTGGCGGCCAATATCAACAATTCGCCGAAGGCCGGCGGGGCCACCTACAGCAAGGGGACTTCCTTTGCCCAGAGCGCCAGCCCGACGCCGGGTACCTGCAGCAACGTCAACTGCCACTTCGAAAGCCTTACCCCATCCTGGGGGGCCACCCCCTTAAGCTATACCACCAGCACGACCAATGACTGCAGCAAGTGCCACGGGGTCGCACCGGCTACCGGCAGCCACCCGATCAGCGGCGCCAAGCATGCCGCTTACTACGGCACCGACACCGGCTCCTGCCTGAAATGCCATCCGGACCATACCGTCGAAGCGGCTCCCTTCGCCCATGCCACCAGCGCCGGCAAGCGAGATCTGGCGCTCAGCTTCGCTGCGGCGCCCAACGACGGTACCGGCAGCTATTCCGGGCCGTTGAACGATTATCTGCCGAGCCAGAGCAACAGCTACGGCAGCTGCAGCAGTCTCTACTGCCACAGTCCGGGGACCAAGGCGAGCGGTTTCGCTGCGCCGAACCAGACTGCCACCTGGGGCGGAAGCCTCGGCTGCAATGGCTGCCACAAGGGGGACCTGGCCGGCACCGGCGATCCGATGGCCAGCGGCAGCCACACGGCGCACGTCAGCGGCGACCGCAGCGCCTACAAATGCGTCAAGTGTCACGCCGCCACTGTCACCGGGGCAACGACCATCGGCACGGTCGGCAACCACGTCAACAAGCTGGTCAACGTCGCCTTCGACAACAGCACTACGGCGGTCGGCGGCACCTATGCCGGCGTCGCCGCGCCGCTGACCAAGGCGCCCGGCAGCGGCTACGGCAGCTGCACCAACGTCTACTGCCACTCGACCGTCCAGCCGGATGGCGGCGTCGGCGTTCCGGTCTACCAAACCACCACCGCGTGGGGGGCGTCGCCGGGGAACAACTGCGGCACCTGTCACGCGGACGGCAGCAGCCACATGGGGGCCGGCACCATGGCAACGGGGAGCCACACCCGGCACCTGGCGTATACCCTGGATACCGCTTCGGCCTCGGCCCGCTGCGCCATCTGCCACAATATCGGCGGCGGCACTTTCACGAACGGGGCCAGCTGCAACGACATGTCCTGCCACCAGCACAAAGGGGTTGTGGACAAGCATGCCGACCACAACATCGACGTCATCATCGCCGGTTTCTTCGGCGGTACTTACAACGGCTCTTCCCAGCCGGGGAGCGGCTACAGCACCTGCACCAACGTCTACTGCCATTCGGACGGCCAGGCCACCCCGACCTACGCGCCGGCGGTCACCTGGGGGAGCGGGGCGCTGACCTGCAGCAGCTGTCACGGCAGCGCCACCGCCAATGGACCGGGCGGGACCGCCCTGTCGGGCAAGCATGCCGCCCACGTCAACAACGCGGCGGTCTTCGGTACCAACAACAGCCTGGGGTGCGTCGAATGCCACCGGAAGACGGTGAGCGACAGCACGACGCTCAACGCCACCACCGGCACCACCTATCACGTCAACAAGTTCGTCGACTACACCGGGGTGAAGGCCGGCGGGGCGGCCAGGTACAACACCGGCACCAAACAGTGCTCGAACATCTATTGCCACTCCAACGGCAATCCCGGGTCGCTGGTTTATGCCAACCCGGCGGCCTGGACTTCGGCCACCACCTATGGCTGCAACGGCTGCCACGGCACCGGCAATGCGACCGGGGCGCCGGACTACACGAACGGCGGCGCCGGCACTACCACCGCCAACAGCCATCCGATCCATGTGAGCGGGCTGGCGATTACCACTACCGTTGGCTGTGCGACCTGTCACCGGCGGACCGCGGATGCGAATACCGCCGGCAAGTTCCGCAACTACTCGACCCAGCACCTGAACCGGGCCGTCGACGTCGACTTCCTGGCGCCGGTCAGCGTCACCTTCAGCGGCGGCAGCTGCAGCAGCATCTCCTGCCACGGTGGCACCAGTGCGACGTGGGGAGGGACGGCCTGCCTCGAGTGCCATTCGGTGAGCCAGGGAAACCGGGCGGCGATCACCGCCCAGTTCAGCGCCAACTCGCACCATATCCAGGGGACGCTGGACAACAGCAAATGCTACCAGTGCCATTGGGAGGCGAATGCCGACGGGACGATCAACCCGACCTACCATGGCGGGTCGCTGTCGAGCGGGGCGCCGGTCAACCTGGTGATCCAGGGGACGCTGGCGCGGCCGACGACCTATACGGAAGGAGTGACCGGGGTGGCGTACACCGCCGACGGCACCCGGACGCAACTGGCAAAGATCAACGGCCACTGCCTGAGCTGCCACGATGCGGCCAACGCGACCTACCAGCCGTTCGGCGACGGCAAGACGCCGCAACAGTACGCCTGGGACGGCAAGAGCATCGACGAGCGCTACTCTCAGACCGGGACCACCACCTGGGGCAAGTATGCCAGCCCCGCTACCGTTGCCCCGAAGAGTGTCACCAAGGCCTTCTCCGCCCACGGCAATGCCGCCAACAACGCCCGCGGCTGGGATACCACCAACGGCGTCGATGGCGCGATCACCAACACCAGCGGCGGCACGAACGTACTCTGTTTCGACTGCCACAACTCGCACGGCTCGACGGTGGCCGGCACTACCACCAGCTACGCCAGCGCCACCACCAACGGCGGCATCCTGAAGGATACGGTGAACGGCAAGGGAGGCTACACCGCCACCTACAAACCTGCAGCCGGCGGGACGACGACCGATCACGATGTCTACAACGCCGGCGCCGGGCTCTGTTTCGACTGCCACCAGAACGCGGCGGCGAGCAGTACCCTTCCCTGGGGCTACGGAACCTACGGCGCGACCAAGGCGATCCTCGGCTACTGGGATACGTCGTATTTCGGCAAGGCCGGCGGCACCTTCCCGTCCACCCAGCGCTACACCTTCAAGGCAACCCGGGCGACCAACATGGGCGGGCATTTCGGCCACTCCACCATGGCGATGAGCGGGGCCGGCATCACCATGGCGACAACGCCGCTGAAACAGATCAACGGTCTCTGCACCCCGTGCCACGATCCGCACGGCGTCAGCCCGAGCCTCGGTACCAATGAGCAGTATGCGGTGCCGCTCTTGAAGGGGACCTGGCTCACCTCGCTCTGGAAGGAGGATGCGGCACCATCCGCGACCAACGAACCCCGCGGCTATAGCACGCCGGGGAGTACCCCGGGCTATCACGTCGATCAGAACAGTCTCGGCGTGACGAACAGTGCCGGGGGGGCGCCGTCGTGGAACAAGGCGGATGCTAACCGCGTTACCCAGACCGACAGCCAGTTTGCCGGCCTCTGTCTCGGCTGCCATACCAAGGCGGCACTGGCGCCGAAGGCGGGCACGAGTGTGCAGCCCGACGCCTGGAAGTCGGTTTCCCGGATCCACGGTGCGGTGAAAGGGTGGGCGACGACGTCGGCCACCTATGACGGCAACGCCAACAACGCCATGCACTCGTTCACCTGTTCGAAGTGCCATACCCCGCACAACTCGCGGCTGCCGCGGTTGATGGTTTCCAACTGCCTCGATGCCAATCATCGCGGGCGGGTTTCTTCGGGGGGGACCTTCGGTAGTGGGTGGGGATACGATAATACCGGCCCGGGTGCCGGTGGCGGGCAAGGGCCGGGCGGCGGTGGCGGAGATGGCTTCGATCCCTATCGGCCCAACCCCTGGTTCTTCGGCGCCAATCCGCCAAGTCAGAGTCAGACGGCGAATATCGCCACTTGCCACAACGTGCCCAACGCGGCTGGCTCGGGCACCGCCAACGCCAACCAGCTCTGGAATGCCGTAACACCATGGTGA
- a CDS encoding NAD(P)/FAD-dependent oxidoreductase, whose translation MTTAPEPIDRPTPPVAVIGAGPAGLTAANELAAHAVPVVVLEQDRQIGGLAKTVEYRGFRFDIGGHRFFTRQQTILTLWQSLLGDDLLVRPRQSRILYGGRYFNYPLRLFNTLRNLGIAESCRILVSYLQARLSPIRPEASLADWVTNRFGRRLFELFFKSYTEKVWGISCDEIRAQWAAQRIRGLSLRTAALAMLLPAWRRGGRLRTLTDRFYYPRLGPGMMWDALATRITAAGGMVCLESPVVAIHHDEDRLTRLVSGWGSKRAEWEVSRVIATMPLRTLVRRLIPPPPPEIVAAADRLRYRDFLTVALVVDAPDLFPDNWLYIHDETVRVGRIQNYRNWSVEMVPDRGRSFLGMEYFCFAGDELWEMEDAELVALAKEELVQLGLATAAQVSDGTVVRMPKAYPVYDEGFEEAVSTIRAYLDRFRNLQVIGRNGMHRYNNMDHSMLTGLLAARNLLGENHDPWLVNVDGQYHEEDIG comes from the coding sequence ATGACGACCGCCCCTGAACCGATAGACCGGCCGACGCCGCCGGTGGCAGTGATCGGCGCCGGACCCGCCGGCCTGACGGCGGCCAACGAGCTGGCGGCCCACGCCGTGCCGGTGGTTGTTCTCGAACAGGACCGGCAGATCGGCGGCCTGGCCAAGACCGTCGAGTACCGGGGCTTCCGTTTCGATATCGGCGGTCACCGCTTCTTCACCCGCCAGCAAACGATCCTTACCCTCTGGCAGTCGCTCTTGGGCGACGATCTGCTTGTCCGCCCCCGCCAGTCGCGGATTCTTTACGGCGGGCGCTACTTCAACTATCCGCTCCGGCTCTTCAATACCCTGCGCAATCTCGGCATTGCCGAAAGCTGCCGCATTCTGGTCAGCTATCTCCAGGCGCGTCTCTCGCCAATCCGTCCCGAGGCGAGCCTGGCGGACTGGGTGACCAACCGTTTCGGCCGGCGGCTCTTCGAGCTGTTCTTCAAGTCGTACACCGAGAAAGTTTGGGGAATCTCCTGCGATGAAATCCGGGCCCAGTGGGCGGCCCAGCGGATCAGGGGGCTGTCGCTGCGGACGGCGGCCCTCGCCATGCTGTTGCCGGCCTGGCGGCGTGGCGGCCGTCTCAGGACGCTCACCGACCGCTTTTATTACCCCCGTCTCGGCCCGGGGATGATGTGGGATGCTCTGGCGACCCGGATCACCGCCGCCGGCGGGATGGTCTGCCTGGAGAGCCCGGTGGTTGCCATTCATCACGACGAGGACCGCCTTACCCGGCTGGTGAGCGGCTGGGGAAGCAAGCGGGCCGAATGGGAGGTGTCCCGGGTCATTGCCACCATGCCGCTCCGGACCCTTGTCCGACGGTTGATTCCGCCACCGCCGCCGGAAATCGTTGCTGCCGCCGACCGGCTTCGCTATCGTGATTTCCTGACCGTGGCGCTGGTGGTCGACGCTCCCGACCTCTTCCCGGACAACTGGCTCTACATCCACGACGAGACGGTCCGGGTAGGGCGAATCCAGAACTATCGCAACTGGAGCGTCGAGATGGTTCCCGACCGTGGCCGGAGCTTTCTCGGCATGGAATACTTCTGCTTCGCCGGTGACGAACTGTGGGAGATGGAAGACGCCGAACTCGTCGCCCTGGCGAAGGAGGAGCTGGTGCAGCTCGGTCTGGCAACGGCCGCCCAGGTCAGCGACGGCACCGTCGTCCGGATGCCGAAGGCCTATCCGGTCTACGACGAGGGGTTCGAAGAGGCGGTGTCGACGATCCGGGCCTATCTCGACCGTTTCCGGAACCTCCAGGTGATCGGCCGGAACGGCATGCACCGCTACAACAATATGGACCACTCGATGCTCACCGGCCTCCTGGCAGCGCGCAACCTCCTTGGTGAGAATCATGATCCGTGGCTGGTGAATGTCGACGGGCAGTACCATGAAGAAGATATCGGCTGA
- a CDS encoding phospholipid carrier-dependent glycosyltransferase has translation MSNRRFLLLTLLLTLAGFALRIYHLAEQPASVDDYSVAITAINYLENGQLGPTMWNHPALRNILVYWSMQLFGSGLWGVKGWSILFGTLTVPLLAMVGRRIFHSGPVALIAAFLWMIDPLPIDFSRQAINDIYLAFFPLAAILCAFVFRERRNPWWLVAAGILFGLGLASKWSVLFQLVPTGLLLLTAEWKQRTAGEAGRGGRVLLLVATLLVLPATIYFLTFFPWFGRGYSLAEWPALQHAMYRETKLHTGYHKNIEGDHLAYQWFIRPVTYRDIFFYRGDAGAVRQEPSVEENVAILFVIADPLVWLLVLPATLLAGYRGVRARDEGLCFLTGLFYLSYLPLAITARPIWVNTALVVLPYGLLAVARLLWEGLGRFAVRNRLVVAYLALVTVIAVPQYLMAIGDGLRLPYFRDYLLNKYAHDEELAR, from the coding sequence GTGAGCAACCGGCGCTTTCTCCTTCTCACCCTGCTGCTGACCCTGGCGGGGTTCGCGCTCAGGATCTACCACCTGGCGGAGCAACCGGCCTCGGTGGACGACTACTCGGTGGCGATCACGGCGATCAACTACCTGGAGAACGGTCAGCTCGGGCCGACCATGTGGAATCACCCGGCCCTGCGCAACATCCTCGTCTACTGGTCGATGCAGCTCTTCGGTAGCGGCCTGTGGGGGGTGAAGGGGTGGAGCATCCTGTTCGGCACCCTCACCGTGCCACTGCTGGCGATGGTCGGCCGGCGGATCTTCCACAGCGGGCCCGTGGCGCTGATCGCCGCTTTCCTCTGGATGATCGACCCGTTGCCCATCGATTTTTCCCGGCAGGCAATCAACGATATCTATCTGGCCTTCTTCCCGCTGGCGGCGATCTTGTGTGCCTTCGTCTTCCGGGAGCGCCGCAACCCCTGGTGGCTGGTGGCGGCGGGAATTCTGTTCGGTCTCGGCCTGGCGTCGAAATGGAGCGTACTCTTCCAGCTCGTGCCGACCGGCCTGCTGCTCCTGACGGCCGAATGGAAACAGCGGACGGCCGGCGAGGCGGGCCGGGGCGGACGGGTGCTGCTGCTGGTCGCGACACTGCTCGTCCTGCCGGCAACGATCTATTTCCTGACGTTCTTCCCCTGGTTCGGGCGCGGCTATTCCCTGGCCGAGTGGCCGGCGCTCCAGCATGCCATGTACCGGGAAACCAAGCTGCATACCGGCTACCACAAGAACATCGAGGGGGACCATCTCGCCTACCAGTGGTTCATCCGCCCGGTGACTTACCGGGATATCTTCTTCTACCGGGGGGACGCGGGCGCGGTGCGACAAGAGCCGTCCGTCGAGGAAAATGTCGCCATCCTGTTCGTCATTGCCGATCCGCTGGTCTGGCTGCTGGTCCTGCCGGCGACGCTCCTGGCGGGATACCGCGGCGTCCGGGCGCGGGACGAGGGGCTCTGTTTCCTGACGGGCCTGTTCTATCTCTCGTACCTGCCGCTGGCAATCACCGCCCGGCCGATCTGGGTCAACACCGCCCTGGTGGTGCTCCCCTACGGGCTGCTCGCGGTTGCCCGGCTGCTCTGGGAGGGATTGGGGCGTTTTGCCGTCCGGAACCGGCTGGTCGTCGCCTATCTGGCGCTGGTGACGGTGATTGCCGTGCCGCAGTACCTGATGGCGATCGGCGATGGCTTGCGGCTCCCCTACTTCCGGGATTATCTGCTCAACAAATATGCCCACGACGAGGAACTCGCCCGCTGA
- a CDS encoding cytochrome c biogenesis protein ResB has product MLKRVKRFFTARTTVLVLILLLAASLAIAVIVPQAGTTVAGAPSLGALLGFNRVFSSWWFITLALLFIISLLYSTVDQFKSCRGRTFQLPSPPGEGAIPSPRTAAQLDAELRAVGYRRLTAGPGGTRYVKAPFGYWGSFLLHLGMTLTAVSALFYVVTEHRVIVRAVSGDYLQLRPGDYAERRGILAGRLPLPAALTLVRLAPEFWEGDQLKALASELVFFDNAGKRRELTVALSDKTRYHGLVVYQQPAFGNAFLVEFTSGAGNGFDELLPLPMPARRDKAGYGDFPLAGGRYLLKAKYYATADRSGIIPVNPQLVLRLYDGPRLVAETALLIGKSGQLGPYSIRLAEVRWWTDLLFDGSRGTAGIFSGFALLLAGGLLAFFAVPREVVVRPTATGCTVSWRASRFADFYDEERTAVLARCRGESAH; this is encoded by the coding sequence ATGCTGAAGCGCGTCAAACGTTTTTTCACTGCCCGGACTACGGTGCTGGTGCTCATCCTTCTCCTGGCGGCGAGTCTGGCCATTGCAGTCATTGTCCCCCAAGCCGGGACGACTGTCGCCGGTGCCCCATCGCTTGGCGCTCTGCTTGGCTTCAACCGGGTCTTTTCCAGCTGGTGGTTCATCACGCTGGCGCTGCTGTTCATCATTTCCCTCCTCTATTCAACCGTCGACCAGTTCAAGAGTTGCCGTGGGCGAACCTTCCAGCTGCCTTCTCCTCCCGGAGAAGGGGCAATTCCGTCGCCACGAACGGCGGCGCAACTGGACGCGGAGTTGAGAGCTGTCGGCTACCGACGGCTGACGGCCGGCCCGGGCGGCACTCGTTACGTCAAGGCGCCGTTCGGTTACTGGGGTAGTTTTCTCCTCCATCTTGGCATGACGTTGACCGCCGTATCTGCCCTGTTCTATGTGGTAACCGAACACCGGGTCATCGTCCGGGCGGTGTCGGGCGACTATCTGCAGCTGCGTCCGGGCGACTACGCCGAGCGGCGCGGCATCCTGGCCGGCCGGCTGCCGCTGCCGGCGGCACTCACCCTGGTTCGGTTGGCCCCGGAATTCTGGGAGGGGGACCAGCTCAAGGCGCTGGCGTCGGAACTGGTCTTTTTCGACAATGCCGGCAAGCGGCGGGAACTGACGGTGGCTCTGAGCGACAAAACGCGCTATCATGGTCTGGTCGTCTACCAGCAACCCGCGTTCGGCAATGCCTTTCTGGTCGAGTTCACGTCCGGCGCCGGGAACGGTTTCGATGAGCTTTTGCCCCTGCCGATGCCGGCCCGGCGCGACAAGGCGGGCTACGGCGATTTTCCGTTGGCCGGCGGGCGGTATCTGCTCAAGGCCAAATATTATGCTACAGCCGACCGCTCCGGCATCATCCCCGTCAATCCGCAACTGGTGCTCCGCCTGTACGACGGCCCGCGGCTGGTAGCCGAAACGGCGCTGCTCATCGGCAAGTCCGGCCAGCTGGGGCCATATTCGATCCGGCTGGCGGAGGTCCGCTGGTGGACCGACCTGCTGTTCGACGGCAGCCGTGGCACGGCAGGGATCTTCAGCGGCTTTGCCCTGCTTTTGGCCGGCGGGCTGCTGGCCTTTTTCGCCGTCCCCCGCGAAGTGGTGGTCCGGCCGACAGCGACCGGTTGCACCGTCAGCTGGCGGGCGAGCCGTTTCGCCGATTTTTACGACGAGGAGCGGACGGCGGTGCTGGCCCGCTGCCGGGGCGAGTCGGCGCACTGA